The following proteins are encoded in a genomic region of Prosthecobacter sp. SYSU 5D2:
- a CDS encoding hydrolase, which yields MSHYHQLYTAEDTAVVFIDHQPQMTFGVANIDRATLINNVTLLARVAKEFNVPAVLTAVETESFSGYIWPQLLDVFPGQPIVERTSMNSWDDAGFRAAIEATGKKNILMTGLWTEVCVTWPTIEMIGAGYNIYVVEDCCGATSPAAHEAAMSRMVQAGATRVTSIPALLEWQRDWKNREHYNSLMSILKEQGGAYGVGVEYAYTMVHKAAQSAQVPQVVTGGLKH from the coding sequence ATGAGCCATTATCACCAACTCTATACTGCTGAAGATACCGCCGTGGTTTTCATTGACCACCAGCCGCAGATGACTTTCGGGGTCGCCAACATTGACCGGGCGACACTCATCAACAATGTGACTTTGCTGGCCCGGGTGGCCAAAGAATTTAATGTGCCGGCAGTGCTGACAGCGGTGGAGACGGAATCCTTCAGCGGCTACATCTGGCCGCAACTGCTGGATGTGTTTCCAGGACAGCCGATTGTGGAGCGCACATCCATGAACTCCTGGGATGATGCGGGATTCCGTGCGGCGATTGAGGCTACGGGCAAGAAGAACATCCTGATGACCGGGCTGTGGACGGAGGTGTGCGTGACCTGGCCAACAATTGAGATGATCGGTGCAGGGTATAACATTTATGTGGTGGAGGACTGCTGCGGGGCGACATCGCCAGCGGCGCATGAGGCGGCGATGAGCCGGATGGTGCAGGCGGGAGCCACACGGGTGACGAGCATCCCGGCGCTGCTGGAATGGCAGCGGGACTGGAAGAACCGTGAGCATTACAACAGCCTGATGAGCATCCTGAAAGAGCAGGGCGGGGCTTATGGCGTGGGCGTGGAGTATGCCTACACGATGGTACACAAAGCGGCGCAGTCTGCCCAGGTGCCGCAGGTGGTGACGGGCGGTTTGAAGCATTGA
- a CDS encoding antibiotic biosynthesis monooxygenase: MSIHVAITRRVRPGSEAEFEERLSHFARRSLDVKGTQGVQMLHPAPGAKHPEYGILRTFATAQDRDAFYASALYLEWEKEIAHLTDGAPDFRDLHGLEAWFRQPDAPRPPRWKMALATWAGVYPTSLLLGMVLAPQLHSLPKPLAALIISGCMVVCLTWLVMPAVTKLMHSWLHPSE; this comes from the coding sequence ATGAGCATCCATGTCGCCATCACCCGCCGCGTCCGCCCAGGAAGTGAGGCGGAGTTTGAAGAAAGGCTGAGTCATTTTGCCCGGCGGTCTCTGGATGTGAAGGGGACCCAAGGTGTGCAGATGCTGCATCCGGCACCGGGGGCGAAGCATCCTGAGTATGGAATCCTGCGCACGTTTGCCACGGCGCAGGACCGGGATGCGTTTTATGCCTCGGCACTTTATTTGGAATGGGAAAAGGAGATCGCCCATCTGACGGACGGGGCCCCGGATTTCCGGGATCTGCATGGGCTGGAGGCGTGGTTCCGCCAACCGGATGCGCCGCGACCGCCACGGTGGAAGATGGCCCTGGCGACCTGGGCTGGGGTTTATCCGACGAGCCTGCTGCTGGGCATGGTCCTGGCCCCGCAACTGCACAGTCTGCCGAAGCCGCTGGCCGCACTGATCATCTCCGGATGCATGGTGGTGTGTCTGACTTGGCTGGTGATGCCGGCAGTGACGAAGCTGATGCACTCCTGGCTGCATCCGAGTGAATGA